Proteins from a genomic interval of Thamnophis elegans isolate rThaEle1 chromosome 2, rThaEle1.pri, whole genome shotgun sequence:
- the LOC116504335 gene encoding uncharacterized protein LOC116504335: protein MPTDSQYNLYMNANQLQGEIEDWSDINDELFALLTLPEDSQEFSYSGAHGVATLQGSQESELEEWWNRQLQTWFPNISATPVQSGGGPQARTTQGQDITQGSQEMDMQDSDSEQFSADFPRPQSDRQSIAPQQHPSSPAQDLQGMENEPQPSTSRGIQEPVCKKSRMWADIPQRTVTDSDNTSEEDVMSGTQSADEGEALEDSATLSATEIPEVFLERMQAWHRNFENFTATEYYERYRFVNMEYVQSFTQAIDIIHNEIQGLLNRISREIRPNDFIQLRMDAEELGRPLFSVRRHLEDLNADQFLSYVENLLQSNVELLWRNSLEFTVTIVKNREGGGLRKLGTVLFSKVLEKKKQHLIDFNVEGMFLCFAGSLLTLLDNGTSTKQEIITRAVALHKTLGIPTDHRIDFSQIHLFEDYFGITIKIVFYHEGGWRFFVTGGSLEVRVEFMLLHDSHYYGVKNIKGFMGARYFCKMCHTAYHHKFKHDCQYFCRACTGSECRKLPGRSVKCQTCKTLCRSKSCLEMHERLASEGKISCEANVFCSRCGIYVPVPHTECKKVTCGQCDAVVDNLVGHLCFLKRLYKPNIGASYIVYDFECCQETGTHIPNYVYAMDMLDGQEVRKWEWSGVKCLEEFVKTFVQPKFKGSTFIAHNSKSYDGYLILRQLIREKVKVKLLTQGGKLLCITLPMFHIRFIDSLSFLPMKLSKMPKAMGFQGSKGYFPHLFNTTENQEYVGTLPEARYYSPDTMMPGEREDFEKWYAANKDTAFNLKKELAYYCKEDVKILRRACNKFREQVMEMTSRECFTGRGGDILEEREIHCIDPFQYVTLASICMAQYRFMFLKKNTIALAPLDNYQKSKKSFSACSIQWLMYIEHTEGINIQHALQGGEKQVGIYFLDGFAVINGIPTAFEFYGCFFHGCPICYKPQDFNSLLDSTYGMLHARTMAKEDYLHSLGFVVRNIWEHEWNGLMKRDAGLKQFLTDSKIPTPLNPRDAFFGGRTNATCLYYKPKQGEQILYYDFTSLYPFVNKNKMYPIGHPEIIYQNFGDIKQYFGLAKVKVYTPRGLYFPVLPHKAGGKLMFSLCATCTENQQVTECLHNDEERALTGTWCTVELNVALEKGYRIAEIYEVWHFERKSKNLFSGYINMHLRQKQEASGYPDWCRTEEDKERYVRDYEKKEGVLLRREHIEVNPAKRQIAKLFLNSLWGKFGQSTNHMTTSVVTEPEELFQYLFVPYYEVSSCEFLDDEAAVVTWKTAKNQPTKSTCTNVFIASFTTAYARLELYTLLDRLGDRCLYHDTDSVIFISREGAYQAAVPESLSFPHPLLGNNHQSALSEFQN, encoded by the exons ATGCCTACAGATTCACAATATAATTTATACATGAATGCAAATCAGTTACAAGGGGAAATAGAAG atTGGAGTGACATTAATGATGAATTGTTTGCCTTGTTAACTCTACCTGAGGACTCTCAAGAGTTTTCCTATAGTGGAGCCCATGGAGTTGCTACATTACAAGGGTCACAAGAAAGCGAATTAGaag AATGGTGGAATAGACAGTTGCAGACATGGTTTCCAAACATCAGTGCCACCCCTGTACAATCGGGAGGTGGTCCACAAGCAAGAACAACACAGGGGCAGGACATAACACAAGGCTCACAAGAAATGGATATGCAAG ATAGTGACAGCGAACAGTTCTCTGCTGATTTTCCAAGGCCACAAAGCGATCGACAGAGTATTGCACCACAGCAGCACCCGTCAAGCCCTGCACAGGATTTACAAGGGATGGAAAATGAACCCCAACCATCAACATCTCGTGGAATACAAG agcCTGTTTGTAAAAAGTCAAGAATGTGGGCTGACATCCCTCAGAGGACGGTAACAGACAGTGACAATACCAGTGAAGAGGATGTTATGTCAGGAACCCAATCAGCAGATGAGGGGGAGGCATTGGAAGACTCAGCCACGCTAAGTGCAACAGAAATCCCAGAGGTGTTCCTCGAAAGAATGCAAGCATGGCATAGAAACTTTGAGAATTTCACGGCGACAGAATACTATGAGCGTTATAGATTTGTAAATATGGAATATGTTCAATCATTCACGCAAGCTATAGATATTATTCATAATGAGATACAGGGCCTTTTGAACCGTATTTCCAGGGAGATAAGGCCCAATGATTTTATACAATTGCGGATGGATGCTGAGGAATTAGGGAGGCCCTTATTTAGTGTTAGGAGGCATCTGGAGGATTTAAATGCTGATCAGTTCCTTAGTTATGTAGAGAATTTATTACAGAGCAACGTTGAACTCTTGTGGAGGAATTCTTTGGAATTTACAGTCACTATTGTGAAGAACCGGGAGGGTGGAGGTCTTAGGAAATTAGGAACAGTTCTATTCAGTAAGGTATTGGAGAAGAAAAAACAGCACCTGATTGATTTCAATGTGGAGGGGATGTTTCTGTGTTTTGCAGGCAGCCTGCTGACATTGTTAGATAACGGGACGTCTACTAAACAAGAAATTATTACCAGAGCTGTGGCCCTACATAAAACCCTGGGTATTCCTACAGATCACAGAATTGACTTTTCACAGATACACTTATTTGAGGACTACTTCGGTATAACTATAAAGATCGTGTTTTACCATGAAGGGGGTTGGAGATTTTTTGTAACAGGAGGGTCCCTGGAAGTAAGAGTAGAGTTTATGCTGTTACACGACAGTCATTACTACGGTGTAAAAAACATAAAAGGCTTCATGGGTGCTCGTTACTTCTGCAAGATGTGCCACACAGCATATCACCATAAATTTAAGCATGATTGTCAATATTTTTGTCGAGCCTGCACAGGTTCAGAATGCCGCAAATTGCCAGGAAGGAGTGTGAAGTGCCAAACGTGCAAAACGCTTTGCAGATCTAAGTCATGTCTTGAAATGCATGAAAGGCTGGCTTCGGAAGGAAAAATTAGTTGTGAAGCTAATGTGTTTTGTTCTAGGTGTGGTATCTATGTGCCGGTCCCACACACCGAATGTAAGAAGGTAACGTGCGGGCAGTGTGATGCTGTAGTAGATAACTTGGTAGGTCACTTATGTTTTCTGAAAAGGCTTTACAAACCAAATATCGGTGCCAGTTACATTGTGTATGATTTTGAATGTTGTCAAGAAACAGGAACACACATACCAAATTATGTGTATGCTATGGACATGCTGGATGGTCAAGAGGTTAGAAAGTGGGAATGGTCCGGAGTTAAATGTCTGGAGGAATTTGTGAAAACGTTTGTGCAGCCTAAGTTTAAGGGTTCCACATTCATAGCCCACAACTCCAAGAGTTATGATGGTTACCTAATCCTCAGGCAGTTGATTCGTGAAAAGGTGAAGGTAAAACTCTTAACTCAAGGAGGCAAACTGTTATGCATAACCCTACCTATGTTTCACATACGTTTTATTGACAGCCTTTCTTTTTTACCAATGAAGCTTAGTAAAATGCCAAAAGCTATGGGTTTTCAAGGCTCCAAGGGTTATTTCCCTCATTTGTTCAACACTACAGAGAATCAAGAGTATGTTGGAACTTTGCCAGAAGCCAGGTATTATAGTCCTGATACCATGATGCCTGGTGAGAGAGAGGACTTTGAGAAATGGTATGCGGCTAATAAAGATACAGCATTTAACCTCAAAAAAGAGCTTGCATACTATTGCAAAGAGGATGTAAAAATATTACGGAGGGCCTGCAATAAGTTTAGAGAACAAGTTATGGAAATGACAAGTAGAGAATGTTtcacagggagggggggagatattcttgaagagagagagattcactGCATTGATCCTTTCCAGTATGTGACATTAGCTTCAATTTGTATGGCACAGTACCGATTCATGTTTTTAAAGAAGAACACAATCGCACTGGCGCCTTTGGACAATTACCAGAAAAGCAAGAAAAGCTTTTCTGCTTGCTCTATACAGTGGTTGATGTATATAGAGCATACAGAAGGGATCAACATCCAACATGCACTGCAAGGTGGTGAAAAGCAAGTAGGTATCTATTTTTTGGATGGTTTTGCCGTCATAAACGGGATACCCACAGCGTTTGAATTTTATGGTTGTTTTTTTCATGGATGCCCTATATGCTACAAGCCCCAGGACTTCAATAGTCTGCTTGATTCAACCTATGGCATGTTGCATGCTCGCACTATGGCTAAAGAAGATTACCTACATAGTTTAGGTTTTGTAGTACGAAACATCTGGGAACATGAATGGAACGGCCTGATGAAGAGAGATGCGGGATTGAAACAATTTCTAACAGATAGTAAAATCCCAACACCCTTGAATCCCAgagatgccttttttgggggtagAACAAACGCCACATGCCTGTACTATAAACCAAAACAGGGAGAACAAATCTTGTATTATGATTTTACAAGCTTGTACCCCTTTGTGAATAAGAACAAGATGTATCCGATAGGTCACCCTGAAATAATCTACCAAAACTTTGGGGATATAAAACAGTATTTTGGACTTGCAAAAGTTAAAGTGTACACTCCGAGAGGCCTATACTTTCCTGTACTGCCGCATAAGGCAGGCGGAAAATTAATGTTTAGTCTGTGTGCAACTTGTACGGAAAATCAACAAGTCACAGAATGCCTCCATAACGATGAGGAAAGAGCCCTAACCGGCACATGGTGTACTGTAGAATTGAATGTGGCTCTAGAGAAAGGCTACAGAATTGCAGAGATCTACGAAGTTTGGCATTTTGAAAGGAAGTCAAAAAACTTGTTTTCAGGTTATATTAACATGCATCTCCGTCAAAAACAGGAGGCTAGCGGGTATCCCGATTGGTGCAGAACAGAGGAAGATAAAGAGCGGTATGTTCGGgattatgaaaagaaggaaggtgtCCTTTTACGCAGGGAACATATTGAAGTCAATCCTGCTAAAAGACAGATTGCTAAACTGTTTTTAAACTCATTGTGGGGTAAATTTGGCCAGAGTACCAATCATATGACAACATCTGTGGTGACAGAACCTGAAGAATTATTTCAATATCTTTTTGTTCCCTATTACGAAGTGTCCTCCTGCGAATTTTTGGATGATGAAGCAGCCGTTGTAACGTGGAAAACCGCCAAAAACCAACCTACTAAGTCAACGTGTACAAATGTGTTCATTGCCAGTTTTACAACTGCTTATGCACGGCTAGAATTATACACGTTATTGGATCGCTTGGGGGACAGATGTCTCTATCACGACACCGATTCTGTCATTTTTATTAGCAGAGAGGGGGCGTACCAGGCTGCTGTACCcgaatctctttcttttcctcaccCCCTGTTAGGCAATAATCATCAATCAGCTCTTTCAgagtttcaaaattaa
- the LOC116504328 gene encoding uncharacterized protein LOC116504328 has product MPTDSQYNLYMNANQLQGEIEDWSDINDELFALLTLPEDSQEFSYSGAHGVATLQGSQESELEEWWNRQLQTWFPNISATPVQSGGGPQARTTQGQDITQGSQEMDMQDSDSEQFSADFPRPQSDRQSIAPQQHPSSPAQDLQGMENEPQPSTSRGIQEPVCKKSRMWADIPQRTVTDSDNTSEEDVMSGTQSADEGEALEDSATLSATEIPEVFLERMQAWHRNFENFTATEYYERYRFVNMEYVQSFTQAIDIIHNEIQGLLNRISREIRPNDFIQLRMDAEELGRPLFSVRRHLEDLNADQFLSYVENLLQSNVELLWRNSLEFTVTIVKNREGGGLRKLGTVLFSKVLEKKKQHLIDFNVEGMFLCFAGSLLTLLDNGTSTKQEIITRAVALHKTLGIPTDHRIDFSQIHLFEDYFGITIKIVFYHEGGWRFFVTGGSLEVRVEFMLLHDSHYYGVKNIKGFMGARYFCKMCHTAYHHKFKHDCQYFCRACTGSECRKLPGRSVKCQTCKTLCRSKSCLEMHERLASEGKISCEANVFCSRCGIYVPVPHTECKKVTCGQCDAVVDNLVGHLCFLKRLYKPNIGASYIVYDFECCQETGTHIPNYVYAMDMLDGQEVRKWEWSGVKCLEEFVKTFVQPKFKGSTFIAHNSKSYDGYLILRQLIREKVKVKLLTQGGKLLCITLPMFHIRFIDSLSFLPMKLSKMPKAMGFQGSKGYFPHLFNTTENQEYVGTLPEARYYSPDTMMPGEREDFEKWYAANKDTAFNLKKELAYYCKEDVKILRRACNKFREQVMEMTSRECFTGRGGDILEEREIHCIDPFQYVTLASICMAQYRFMFLKKNTIALAPLDNYQKSKKSFSACSIQWLMYIEHTEGINIQHALQGGEKQVGIYFLDGFAVINGIPTAFEFYGCFFHGCPICYKPQDFNSLLDSTYGMLHARTMAKEDYLHSLGFVVRNIWEHEWNGLMKRDAGLKQFLTDSKIPTPLNPRDAFFGGRTNATCLYYKPKQGEQILYYDFTSLYPFVNKNKMYPIGHPEIIYQNFGDIKQYFGLAKVKVYTPRGLYFPVLPHKAGGKLMFSLCATCTENQQVTECLHNDEERALTGTWCTVELNVALEKGYRIAEIYEVWHFERKSKNLFSGYINMHLRQKQEASGYPDWCRTEEDKERYVRDYEKKEGVLLRREHIEVNPAKRQIAKLFLNSLWGKFGQSTNHMTTSVVTEPEELFQYLFVPYYEVSSCEFLDDEAAVVTWKTAKNQPTKSTCTNVFIASFTTAYARLELYTLLDRLGDRCLYHDTDSVIFISREGAWSPSLGDYLGQLTSEGVDIK; this is encoded by the exons ATGCCTACAGATTCACAATATAATTTATACATGAATGCAAATCAGTTACAAGGGGAAATAGAAG atTGGAGTGACATTAATGATGAATTGTTTGCCTTGTTAACTCTACCTGAGGACTCTCAAGAGTTTTCCTATAGTGGAGCCCATGGAGTTGCTACATTACAAGGGTCACAAGAAAGCGAATTAGaag AATGGTGGAATAGACAGTTGCAGACATGGTTTCCAAACATCAGTGCCACCCCTGTACAATCGGGAGGTGGTCCACAAGCAAGAACAACACAGGGGCAGGACATAACACAAGGCTCACAAGAAATGGATATGCAAG ATAGTGACAGCGAACAGTTCTCTGCTGATTTTCCAAGGCCACAAAGCGATCGACAGAGTATTGCACCACAGCAGCACCCGTCAAGCCCTGCACAGGATTTACAAGGGATGGAAAATGAACCCCAACCATCAACATCTCGTGGAATACAAG agcCTGTTTGTAAAAAGTCAAGAATGTGGGCTGACATCCCTCAGAGGACGGTAACAGACAGTGACAATACCAGTGAAGAGGATGTTATGTCAGGAACCCAATCAGCAGATGAGGGGGAGGCATTGGAAGACTCAGCCACGCTAAGTGCAACAGAAATCCCAGAGGTGTTCCTCGAAAGAATGCAAGCATGGCATAGAAACTTTGAGAATTTCACGGCGACAGAATACTATGAGCGTTATAGATTTGTAAATATGGAATATGTTCAATCATTCACGCAAGCTATAGATATTATTCATAATGAGATACAGGGCCTTTTGAACCGTATTTCCAGGGAGATAAGGCCCAATGATTTTATACAATTGCGGATGGATGCTGAGGAATTAGGGAGGCCCTTATTTAGTGTTAGGAGGCATCTGGAGGATTTAAATGCTGATCAGTTCCTTAGTTATGTAGAGAATTTATTACAGAGCAACGTTGAACTCTTGTGGAGGAATTCTTTGGAATTTACAGTCACTATTGTGAAGAACCGGGAGGGTGGAGGTCTTAGGAAATTAGGAACAGTTCTATTCAGTAAGGTATTGGAGAAGAAAAAACAGCACCTGATTGATTTCAATGTGGAGGGGATGTTTCTGTGTTTTGCAGGCAGCCTGCTGACATTGTTAGATAACGGGACGTCTACTAAACAAGAAATTATTACCAGAGCTGTGGCCCTACATAAAACCCTGGGTATTCCTACAGATCACAGAATTGACTTTTCACAGATACACTTATTTGAGGACTACTTCGGTATAACTATAAAGATCGTGTTTTACCATGAAGGGGGTTGGAGATTTTTTGTAACAGGAGGGTCCCTGGAAGTAAGAGTAGAGTTTATGCTGTTACACGACAGTCATTACTACGGTGTAAAAAACATAAAAGGCTTCATGGGTGCTCGTTACTTCTGCAAGATGTGCCACACAGCATATCACCATAAATTTAAGCATGATTGTCAATATTTTTGTCGAGCCTGCACAGGTTCAGAATGCCGCAAATTGCCAGGAAGGAGTGTGAAGTGCCAAACGTGCAAAACGCTTTGCAGATCTAAGTCATGTCTTGAAATGCATGAAAGGCTGGCTTCGGAAGGAAAAATTAGTTGTGAAGCTAATGTGTTTTGTTCTAGGTGTGGTATCTATGTGCCGGTCCCACACACCGAATGTAAGAAGGTAACGTGCGGGCAGTGTGATGCTGTAGTAGATAACTTGGTAGGTCACTTATGTTTTCTGAAAAGGCTTTACAAACCAAATATCGGTGCCAGTTACATTGTGTATGATTTTGAATGTTGTCAAGAAACAGGAACACACATACCAAATTATGTGTATGCTATGGACATGCTGGATGGTCAAGAGGTTAGAAAGTGGGAATGGTCCGGAGTTAAATGTCTGGAGGAATTTGTGAAAACGTTTGTGCAGCCTAAGTTTAAGGGTTCCACATTCATAGCCCACAACTCCAAGAGTTATGATGGTTACCTAATCCTCAGGCAGTTGATTCGTGAAAAGGTGAAGGTAAAACTCTTAACTCAAGGAGGCAAACTGTTATGCATAACCCTACCTATGTTTCACATACGTTTTATTGACAGCCTTTCTTTTTTACCAATGAAGCTTAGTAAAATGCCAAAAGCTATGGGTTTTCAAGGCTCCAAGGGTTATTTCCCTCATTTGTTCAACACTACAGAGAATCAAGAGTATGTTGGAACTTTGCCAGAAGCCAGGTATTATAGTCCTGATACCATGATGCCTGGTGAGAGAGAGGACTTTGAGAAATGGTATGCGGCTAATAAAGATACAGCATTTAACCTCAAAAAAGAGCTTGCATACTATTGCAAAGAGGATGTAAAAATATTACGGAGGGCCTGCAATAAGTTTAGAGAACAAGTTATGGAAATGACAAGTAGAGAATGTTtcacagggagggggggagatattcttgaagagagagagattcactGCATTGATCCTTTCCAGTATGTGACATTAGCTTCAATTTGTATGGCACAGTACCGATTCATGTTTTTAAAGAAGAACACAATCGCACTGGCGCCTTTGGACAATTACCAGAAAAGCAAGAAAAGCTTTTCTGCTTGCTCTATACAGTGGTTGATGTATATAGAGCATACAGAAGGGATCAACATCCAACATGCACTGCAAGGTGGTGAAAAGCAAGTAGGTATCTATTTTTTGGATGGTTTTGCCGTCATAAACGGGATACCCACAGCGTTTGAATTTTATGGTTGTTTTTTTCATGGATGCCCTATATGCTACAAGCCCCAGGACTTCAATAGTCTGCTTGATTCAACCTATGGCATGTTGCATGCTCGCACTATGGCTAAAGAAGATTACCTACATAGTTTAGGTTTTGTAGTACGAAACATCTGGGAACATGAATGGAACGGCCTGATGAAGAGAGATGCGGGATTGAAACAATTTCTAACAGATAGTAAAATCCCAACACCCTTGAATCCCAgagatgccttttttgggggtagAACAAACGCCACATGCCTGTACTATAAACCAAAACAGGGAGAACAAATCTTGTATTATGATTTTACAAGCTTGTACCCCTTTGTGAATAAGAACAAGATGTATCCGATAGGTCACCCTGAAATAATCTACCAAAACTTTGGGGATATAAAACAGTATTTTGGACTTGCAAAAGTTAAAGTGTACACTCCGAGAGGCCTATACTTTCCTGTACTGCCGCATAAGGCAGGCGGAAAATTAATGTTTAGTCTGTGTGCAACTTGTACGGAAAATCAACAAGTCACAGAATGCCTCCATAACGATGAGGAAAGAGCCCTAACCGGCACATGGTGTACTGTAGAATTGAATGTGGCTCTAGAGAAAGGCTACAGAATTGCAGAGATCTACGAAGTTTGGCATTTTGAAAGGAAGTCAAAAAACTTGTTTTCAGGTTATATTAACATGCATCTCCGTCAAAAACAGGAGGCTAGCGGGTATCCCGATTGGTGCAGAACAGAGGAAGATAAAGAGCGGTATGTTCGGgattatgaaaagaaggaaggtgtCCTTTTACGCAGGGAACATATTGAAGTCAATCCTGCTAAAAGACAGATTGCTAAACTGTTTTTAAACTCATTGTGGGGTAAATTTGGCCAGAGTACCAATCATATGACAACATCTGTGGTGACAGAACCTGAAGAATTATTTCAATATCTTTTTGTTCCCTATTACGAAGTGTCCTCCTGCGAATTTTTGGATGATGAAGCAGCCGTTGTAACGTGGAAAACCGCCAAAAACCAACCTACTAAGTCAACGTGTACAAATGTGTTCATTGCCAGTTTTACAACTGCTTATGCACGGCTAGAATTATACACGTTATTGGATCGCTTGGGGGACAGATGTCTCTATCACGACACCGATTCTGTCATTTTTATTAGCAGAGAGGGGGCGTGGTCACCTTCGCTAGGGGATTATTTAGGACAGTTGACAA GTGAAGGGGTTGACATTAAATAG